The stretch of DNA AGCCATCCAGGCCCAATGGCGATGTCCGGCAAGAGATCCATCGGCCATAAGACATAGAGCAAAACAAGGATATATATCCAACGGTTCCCCTTCACTCCCCCTCCCTTTCCTCTAATCCTTCATTTCCCGTGCCTTTCGGATCAGTTCATCCCCAAAGGCTTCCAGGAAGAGATCAAGGTCTTCCCGCCAGTCTTTCATGATATTCAGACCCTGTTTTTTGGCCCTCCTGTTTTCCAGGATGCAGTTGATGGGCCTCGCCGCGGGCAAATCAAAATCACGGATGCTGCATGGCTCAAGATCAGCCTTAATTCCCAGCTTTTCAAGGATACGGGAAGCAAAATCGAATCGACTGCAATACCCTTCGGAGGTTGCATGATAGGTCCCCCTCGCATCACTATTTATAAATTCACGGATCTGTAAGGCAAGCCGGTAAGTCCAGGTCGGACAGCCGATTTGATCACTGACCACTTTGATGGGCTTACCTTCGTTTGCGAATACCCTGGAGAGAAGGGAAGTAATGAAATTCTTGCCATAACGCCCGTAAAGCCATCCCGTCCGCAGGATGATGTAATTGGGAGCATTTTCCCTTACGGCGACCTCGCTCTCCATCTTGCTTTTACCATAGGCGGAAATAGGATCTGTTGAATCGTCTTCAAAGTAAGGTTGAGGAATACCTTTTTGGCCGTTGAACACATAGTCACTCGAAATATGGATCATCCTGCAATCAAAACGGGCACAACCCTGCGCCACGTTTC from Deltaproteobacteria bacterium encodes:
- the rfbD gene encoding dTDP-4-dehydrorhamnose reductase — protein: MKILILGGSGMLGSECKGVLEKEHEIVAPSRKELDIISWDMVIDVLNTISPDIVLNCAGFTDVDGCETEDFLVRKVNVEGPRNVAQGCARFDCRMIHISSDYVFNGQKGIPQPYFEDDSTDPISAYGKSKMESEVAVRENAPNYIILRTGWLYGRYGKNFITSLLSRVFANEGKPIKVVSDQIGCPTWTYRLALQIREFINSDARGTYHATSEGYCSRFDFASRILEKLGIKADLEPCSIRDFDLPAARPINCILENRRAKKQGLNIMKDWREDLDLFLEAFGDELIRKAREMKD